A region of Granulicella aggregans DNA encodes the following proteins:
- a CDS encoding thiazole synthase produces the protein MSPLVIAGKAFQSRLIVGTGKYKDGAETQAAVEASGAEMVTVAVRRVNLDRSRESLLDFLDPERYFLLPNTAGCYTAEEAIRAARLGREVGLSDWVKIEVIGDQATLYPDIQATLEATRVLVKEGFTVLPYTSDDIVFAKRLIDAGAAAVMPLGAPIGSGLGLQNTANLRILRELITEVPLIVDAGVGTASDAALAMELGFDAVLMNTAIAAASDPILMADAMQHAVLAGRQAFLAGRMPRRLYATASSPLEGISK, from the coding sequence ATGTCGCCATTGGTAATCGCCGGAAAAGCCTTTCAGTCGCGCCTGATCGTGGGCACGGGCAAGTACAAGGACGGAGCCGAGACACAGGCTGCTGTCGAAGCCTCAGGCGCGGAGATGGTCACTGTCGCGGTGCGCCGCGTGAACCTCGACCGGTCGCGTGAGTCGCTACTCGACTTCCTCGACCCGGAACGATACTTTCTTCTGCCCAACACCGCCGGTTGCTACACCGCCGAGGAGGCCATCCGCGCCGCTCGGCTTGGCCGCGAGGTGGGCCTTTCGGACTGGGTGAAGATCGAGGTCATCGGCGACCAAGCGACACTGTATCCGGACATTCAAGCGACGCTCGAAGCGACCCGCGTCCTCGTCAAAGAGGGGTTCACCGTCCTTCCCTATACGTCTGATGACATTGTGTTTGCGAAGCGCCTGATCGATGCGGGTGCAGCCGCAGTCATGCCTCTGGGAGCGCCGATCGGTAGCGGTCTCGGCCTCCAGAACACGGCCAACCTCCGCATCCTGCGCGAGCTGATCACCGAAGTTCCGCTGATCGTGGACGCTGGCGTAGGCACGGCGTCGGACGCTGCTCTAGCGATGGAGTTGGGCTTCGATGCGGTGCTTATGAATACTGCCATCGCCGCCGCCAGCGACCCCATCCTGATGGCCGACGCGATGCAGCATGCTGTGCTCGCAGGGCGACAGGCGTTTCTTGCGGGGAGGATGCCGAGGAGGCTGTATGCGACGGCTAGTTCGCCGCTCGAGGGGATTTCAAAGTAA
- a CDS encoding type II toxin-antitoxin system VapC family toxin, whose translation MILVDTNVLSEPMKPTANATVLSWLDKQQDGTLYLAATSFAESLSGIELLPKGRRKQVLSTTFETLVRRLFKNRVLPFDDRAAVEYSRAVAIARSKGRSISIADGQIAAIAAVHGFTVATRDTAPFLAAGVPVLNPWQE comes from the coding sequence ATGATTTTGGTCGATACGAACGTTCTCTCCGAACCGATGAAGCCAACCGCAAACGCGACGGTTCTTTCCTGGCTGGACAAACAGCAGGATGGAACGCTTTATCTGGCGGCAACCAGCTTCGCTGAATCCTTGTCGGGGATCGAGCTTCTTCCGAAGGGTAGACGCAAGCAAGTGTTGTCTACGACATTTGAGACGCTCGTGCGTCGGCTCTTCAAGAATCGTGTTCTGCCTTTCGATGATCGAGCGGCAGTTGAGTATTCGAGGGCAGTCGCGATCGCCAGGAGCAAAGGTCGCAGCATCTCCATCGCGGACGGTCAGATCGCTGCCATCGCAGCCGTCCACGGCTTCACCGTCGCGACCAGAGACACAGCGCCCTTCCTCGCAGCCGGAGTGCCGGTTTTGAACCCGTGGCAAGAATGA
- the ruvC gene encoding crossover junction endodeoxyribonuclease RuvC, whose protein sequence is MRVFGIDCGTEFTGYGVVEMDHEARNPKLVHLCAGAIKLNKKETTPQRLAQVYAELIGLIALHQPDVVAIEEVFFSANAKSALKLGQVRGVAMLAAATCKMPVVEYAPLSIKSAVVGYGLAAKEQVQFMVTRLLELDETPDSPDACDALAIAICHIHTAQTLTLQGASR, encoded by the coding sequence ATGCGCGTCTTCGGCATCGATTGCGGCACTGAGTTCACCGGCTACGGCGTGGTCGAGATGGACCACGAGGCCCGCAACCCGAAGCTGGTTCATCTCTGCGCCGGAGCCATCAAGCTCAACAAGAAGGAGACCACTCCGCAGCGACTGGCGCAGGTCTACGCGGAACTAATCGGGCTCATCGCGCTGCACCAGCCTGACGTTGTGGCCATCGAAGAGGTCTTCTTCTCCGCCAACGCCAAGTCCGCGCTGAAGCTCGGCCAGGTACGCGGCGTCGCCATGCTGGCTGCTGCAACCTGCAAGATGCCGGTCGTCGAGTACGCTCCGTTGTCCATCAAGAGCGCGGTCGTCGGGTACGGTCTCGCCGCGAAAGAGCAGGTACAGTTCATGGTCACGCGGCTGCTCGAACTGGACGAGACGCCGGATTCTCCCGACGCCTGTGACGCTCTCGCCATCGCCATCTGCCACATCCACACCGCGCAGACACTCACCCTGCAGGGAGCTTCTCGTTGA
- a CDS encoding FitA-like ribbon-helix-helix domain-containing protein, whose protein sequence is MAAVTIRNLSDETHRALKVRAKQKGRSTEAEIRSILDEVVNPPERLKIGTELAKLGKLFGGVELDIKRDQTPAGSTVNFE, encoded by the coding sequence ATGGCTGCTGTGACGATTCGCAATCTATCGGACGAAACACATCGCGCCCTGAAGGTCAGGGCAAAGCAAAAAGGTAGAAGCACCGAGGCGGAGATTCGTTCGATTCTTGACGAGGTAGTGAATCCACCTGAGCGGCTCAAGATTGGGACGGAGTTGGCGAAGCTAGGCAAGCTGTTCGGCGGTGTGGAACTGGATATCAAGCGTGATCAAACGCCCGCTGGAAGCACAGTAAATTTTGAATAA
- a CDS encoding DUF6600 domain-containing protein → MSLISFLASSKSRGSARSGILLLAVVAVVGASMSRPAFAQSVKPFRTARLTYLAGDVRVEQSGTLSGSKAVVNLPLVEGAVLSTGDDGEAEVEFEDGSLLRLTPHSGAGLVNLGIDSSGEYQTRITILGGLAYVELRGGTKYHYLVDVGGDEISPIENAIVRVNYDQAPASISILDGSAHLVAASGSDFSATAGQTVRSGDASEGGTYMAREVVAPESWDQWNQDRDAAAAGEASTETDVRSKYAGDQGYGWSDLDANGNWYDVPGRGEVWQPDVAAAPVDDGSGDAAAQSSFDPYSYGSWAYTPAGYLWASGYGWGWLPYRCGQWNYWDGFGWAWSPGINCGAFGFGGYYDGGVYIGHAPGDYKKPGRPLPKPGPVHPILRGRGGPVPVAPVHPIQRPDANNPEHRDTGERVIAGNTVMPLPRTGGLVPAQSASSNARATIGAGMRRDYAVDRSTSTPVTGVQPSALYAAPSSNARAAWHPVQSGDGARQPVAEGSRAVPVVRSEPVAPQRQSAPAPRAAPASAPATHPEAAPSGHPK, encoded by the coding sequence ATGTCCCTCATTTCTTTTCTTGCCAGTTCGAAGTCCAGAGGCTCCGCCCGCAGCGGGATTCTGCTCCTCGCTGTCGTTGCGGTGGTTGGGGCCAGCATGTCCCGGCCCGCCTTTGCTCAGAGCGTTAAGCCATTTCGCACGGCGCGGCTGACCTACCTTGCAGGCGATGTGCGCGTGGAACAAAGCGGCACCTTGTCCGGATCGAAGGCGGTGGTGAATCTGCCGCTGGTGGAGGGCGCAGTGCTTTCCACGGGTGATGACGGAGAGGCCGAGGTAGAGTTTGAGGACGGCAGCCTGCTGCGGCTCACACCACACTCCGGCGCAGGTCTGGTCAATCTCGGCATCGACAGCAGCGGCGAGTATCAGACCCGAATCACCATCCTGGGCGGCTTGGCGTACGTGGAACTACGCGGCGGCACCAAGTATCACTATCTGGTGGACGTCGGAGGCGACGAGATCTCGCCGATCGAAAATGCGATTGTCAGGGTCAACTACGATCAGGCTCCAGCGAGCATCTCGATTCTGGATGGAAGCGCACACCTGGTTGCGGCCAGCGGCTCGGACTTCTCGGCCACGGCGGGGCAGACGGTTCGGTCCGGCGATGCCTCCGAGGGGGGCACGTATATGGCTCGGGAGGTGGTCGCACCGGAGAGCTGGGACCAGTGGAATCAGGACCGCGATGCCGCAGCAGCCGGGGAAGCCTCGACCGAGACGGATGTGCGGTCGAAGTACGCGGGGGATCAGGGTTATGGATGGTCGGACCTGGACGCGAATGGGAATTGGTACGACGTTCCGGGCCGGGGAGAGGTCTGGCAGCCCGACGTGGCTGCCGCGCCTGTCGATGACGGTAGTGGCGATGCTGCGGCCCAGTCTTCGTTCGACCCCTACAGCTATGGAAGCTGGGCGTACACACCCGCCGGCTACCTTTGGGCCTCTGGTTACGGATGGGGATGGTTGCCCTACCGCTGCGGGCAGTGGAACTACTGGGATGGCTTTGGATGGGCGTGGAGCCCCGGCATCAACTGCGGCGCCTTCGGCTTTGGCGGCTACTACGACGGCGGGGTGTACATCGGCCACGCTCCGGGCGACTACAAGAAGCCTGGCCGCCCGCTGCCAAAGCCGGGACCGGTGCATCCGATCCTTCGTGGCCGCGGAGGACCGGTACCGGTAGCGCCCGTGCATCCGATCCAGCGTCCAGATGCCAATAACCCGGAGCACCGCGACACCGGAGAGCGCGTGATCGCCGGCAACACCGTGATGCCTCTGCCGCGCACGGGAGGTCTGGTTCCGGCACAAAGCGCCTCGAGCAACGCTCGAGCGACGATCGGGGCCGGAATGCGGCGAGACTACGCCGTTGACCGTTCCACCAGCACGCCGGTGACCGGAGTGCAGCCATCTGCCCTCTATGCGGCCCCGTCGTCAAACGCTCGTGCCGCCTGGCATCCGGTGCAATCAGGCGACGGAGCACGTCAGCCCGTGGCTGAGGGCAGCCGCGCGGTACCTGTAGTACGCTCCGAACCGGTCGCGCCTCAACGTCAGTCGGCTCCAGCTCCGCGGGCAGCACCTGC
- a CDS encoding carbohydrate porin, whose translation MTFSWRLCGAMALLAIASSLRSTASAQKIPDAPSAASPADALPAESAPVTVFPHSNTSRFFAAGQTNIIFQADPAFHSPYQGVNSFINRGEYKVSLIGTLYLGMQIRKNPRTETDFLLDFESAGGRGLSEALGIAGFTNLDVVRNPNLGSKPYLARVQLRQTIGLTNKMVEADRGVFNLATLVPERRFEIRAGKMSLPDTLDINSIGTDSHLQFMNWTVDNNGAWDYAADTRGYTYGVVTEYDDKQWSARYVLALMPTVANGIDLDWALRRASGQNVEFESRLPFLRSKGGEERRSVVRLLGYANHAHMGLYRDAINAYLNGTDAVPDITAHERDSEVKYGFGLNAEQELSKDLRVFGRIGWNEGQHESFAYTEVDQTFETGGDFAGSRWHRPLDKIGLAFVTNAIKHDHQEYLKLGGHGFILGDGNLSYGREDILEGYYNLHAWRGFFYAFDTQFIDHPGYNTARGPVIVFSVRSHIDF comes from the coding sequence ATGACATTCTCCTGGCGACTCTGTGGAGCGATGGCCCTGCTGGCGATCGCCTCCAGCCTCCGCTCCACTGCCTCTGCTCAAAAGATACCCGATGCCCCCAGCGCGGCATCTCCAGCAGACGCTCTGCCGGCGGAGAGTGCTCCGGTCACCGTCTTTCCCCACTCGAACACGTCGCGTTTCTTCGCCGCTGGCCAGACCAACATCATCTTTCAGGCCGATCCCGCGTTCCACTCGCCCTACCAGGGGGTAAACAGCTTTATCAATCGCGGAGAGTATAAGGTCTCGCTCATCGGGACTCTCTATCTCGGCATGCAGATCCGCAAGAATCCACGCACGGAGACCGACTTTCTGCTGGACTTCGAATCGGCCGGTGGCCGAGGACTTAGCGAGGCCCTCGGCATCGCCGGATTCACCAACCTGGATGTCGTCCGCAATCCCAACCTGGGCTCAAAGCCCTATCTCGCCCGCGTTCAGCTTCGCCAGACCATCGGCCTGACGAACAAGATGGTGGAGGCCGACCGTGGCGTCTTCAACCTCGCCACACTCGTTCCGGAGCGGCGATTCGAGATTCGTGCCGGCAAGATGAGCCTGCCCGACACGCTCGATATCAACTCCATCGGTACCGATAGCCACCTGCAGTTCATGAACTGGACGGTGGATAACAACGGAGCCTGGGACTATGCGGCGGACACGCGCGGCTATACCTACGGCGTGGTGACCGAGTACGACGACAAGCAATGGTCTGCCCGTTACGTTCTTGCGCTGATGCCGACCGTGGCGAACGGCATCGACCTTGACTGGGCCCTGCGCCGCGCGAGTGGGCAGAACGTCGAGTTCGAGTCGCGTCTTCCTTTTCTTCGAAGCAAGGGAGGCGAGGAGCGAAGGAGTGTCGTTCGCCTTCTGGGATATGCGAACCACGCCCATATGGGCCTCTATCGCGATGCGATCAACGCTTATCTGAACGGCACCGACGCCGTGCCGGACATCACCGCGCACGAGCGCGACAGCGAAGTGAAGTACGGCTTCGGACTGAACGCCGAGCAGGAGCTATCGAAGGACCTTCGCGTCTTTGGCAGGATTGGCTGGAACGAAGGCCAGCATGAGTCGTTTGCCTACACGGAGGTCGACCAGACCTTTGAGACCGGCGGCGACTTTGCCGGATCACGCTGGCATCGTCCCTTGGATAAGATCGGCCTCGCCTTCGTCACCAACGCGATCAAGCATGACCATCAGGAGTATCTGAAGCTCGGTGGCCACGGCTTCATCCTCGGTGACGGCAACCTGAGCTACGGCCGCGAGGATATCCTCGAGGGCTACTACAACCTTCACGCGTGGCGCGGTTTCTTCTATGCGTTTGATACGCAGTTCATCGATCACCCGGGCTACAACACGGCCCGTGGTCCTGTGATTGTCTTCAGCGTCCGCTCGCACATCGACTTCTAG
- a CDS encoding metal/formaldehyde-sensitive transcriptional repressor, with product MTSDKPGKERVKLLNRVKRLRGQLDAVERTLAEDRECADVLMLLAAVRGGINGLMAEVLEDHIRLHLLQDGRVPLTPELGEELIDLVRAYLK from the coding sequence ATGACGAGCGACAAGCCTGGTAAAGAACGTGTGAAATTACTGAATCGCGTCAAACGCCTGCGCGGCCAGTTGGATGCGGTCGAGCGCACCCTGGCGGAGGATCGCGAGTGCGCGGACGTGCTGATGCTGCTGGCTGCCGTGCGCGGCGGAATCAACGGCCTGATGGCGGAGGTGCTTGAAGACCACATCCGGCTGCACCTGCTGCAGGACGGCCGGGTACCGCTGACTCCGGAGCTCGGAGAGGAGTTGATCGACCTGGTGAGGGCGTATCTGAAGTGA